From Loxodonta africana isolate mLoxAfr1 chromosome 2, mLoxAfr1.hap2, whole genome shotgun sequence, the proteins below share one genomic window:
- the SRP19 gene encoding signal recognition particle 19 kDa protein isoform X2, whose amino-acid sequence MACAAARSPADQDRFICIYPAYLNNKKTIAEGRRIPINKAVENPTATEIQDVCLAVGLNAFLEKNKLYSREWNRDVQYRGRVRVQLKQEDGSLCLVQFPSHIFSFDLQVND is encoded by the exons ATGGCTTGCGCTGCAGCGCGGTCACCTGCCGACCAGGACAG GTTCATTTGTATCTACCCTGCTTATTTAAATAACAAGAAGACCATCGCGGAGGGGAGGCGCATCCCCATAAATAAG GCTGTTGAAAATCCTACAGCTACAGAAATTCAGGATGTATGCTTAGCAGTTGGACTTAATGCATTTCTTGAG aaaaataaactgTACTCTAGAGAATGGAATCGCGATGTTCAGTACAGGGGCAGAGTCCGGGTCCAGCTCAAACAGGAAGATGGCAGCCTCTGTCTTGTACAGTTTCCATCAC atattttctcctttgatcttCAAGTCAATGACTAG
- the SRP19 gene encoding signal recognition particle 19 kDa protein isoform X3 yields the protein MACAAARSPADQDRFICIYPAYLNNKKTIAEGRRIPINKAVENPTATEIQDVCLAVGLNAFLEKNKLYSREWNRDVQYRGRVRVQLKQEDGSLCLVQFPSR from the exons ATGGCTTGCGCTGCAGCGCGGTCACCTGCCGACCAGGACAG GTTCATTTGTATCTACCCTGCTTATTTAAATAACAAGAAGACCATCGCGGAGGGGAGGCGCATCCCCATAAATAAG GCTGTTGAAAATCCTACAGCTACAGAAATTCAGGATGTATGCTTAGCAGTTGGACTTAATGCATTTCTTGAG aaaaataaactgTACTCTAGAGAATGGAATCGCGATGTTCAGTACAGGGGCAGAGTCCGGGTCCAGCTCAAACAGGAAGATGGCAGCCTCTGTCTTGTACAGTTTCCATCAC GTTAA
- the SRP19 gene encoding signal recognition particle 19 kDa protein isoform X4, which produces MACAAARSPADQDRFICIYPAYLNNKKTIAEGRRIPINKAVENPTATEIQDVCLAVGLNAFLEKNKLYSREWNRDVQYRGRVRVQLKQEDGSLCLVQFPSRKSVMLYAAEMIPKLKTRTQKTGGGDQSLQQGEGSKKGKGKKKK; this is translated from the exons ATGGCTTGCGCTGCAGCGCGGTCACCTGCCGACCAGGACAG GTTCATTTGTATCTACCCTGCTTATTTAAATAACAAGAAGACCATCGCGGAGGGGAGGCGCATCCCCATAAATAAG GCTGTTGAAAATCCTACAGCTACAGAAATTCAGGATGTATGCTTAGCAGTTGGACTTAATGCATTTCTTGAG aaaaataaactgTACTCTAGAGAATGGAATCGCGATGTTCAGTACAGGGGCAGAGTCCGGGTCCAGCTCAAACAGGAAGATGGCAGCCTCTGTCTTGTACAGTTTCCATCAC GTAAGTCAGTAATGTTGTATGCAGCGGAAATGATACCTAAACTAAAAACAAGGACACAGAAAACAGGAGGTGGTGACCAAAGTCTTCAGCAAGGAGAGGGaagtaaaaaaggaaaagggaagaagaagaagTGA